The following coding sequences are from one Limnobacter sp. SAORIC-580 window:
- a CDS encoding type II toxin-antitoxin system RatA family toxin, with translation MAIVEKSVLVHFSTQQMFDLVRAVADYPQFLPWCGAGSVEPVGANIEKATVEIAFKGVKQSFCTMNKLTPHEEIHMTLVEGPFTHLEGTWHFIELTPEACKVHFKLAYEFSSKVLEQLVGPVFTSLANSFVDSFIKRAESLHSTGAGQ, from the coding sequence ATGGCCATTGTAGAAAAGTCCGTGTTGGTTCATTTTTCCACGCAACAAATGTTCGATTTGGTGCGGGCGGTGGCCGATTATCCCCAGTTTTTGCCGTGGTGCGGTGCCGGAAGTGTTGAGCCTGTTGGCGCCAACATTGAAAAAGCGACCGTAGAAATTGCGTTCAAGGGTGTCAAACAAAGCTTTTGCACAATGAACAAACTGACACCACACGAGGAAATCCACATGACCTTGGTGGAAGGTCCGTTTACCCATCTTGAGGGCACCTGGCATTTCATTGAACTGACGCCCGAAGCCTGTAAGGTTCATTTCAAACTGGCCTACGAGTTTTCAAGCAAGGTACTGGAGCAATTGGTGGGGCCGGTGTTCACCAGCCTTGCCAACAGTTTCGTGGATTCCTTCATTAAACGTGCAGAGTCGTTACACAGCACCGGGGCAGGGCAGTGA
- the smpB gene encoding SsrA-binding protein SmpB — translation MSIIDNKKAGFDYFIEEKYEAGIVLEGWEVKSIRDGRVQIKESHIVVRNGELWLLNCHISPLTSASTHVNPVNTRTRKLLMHKKEINRLIGKVEQKGYSLVPLNLHFKNGRVKVDMALAKGKKQHDKRDTLKDKDWKREQERLMKIHRT, via the coding sequence ATGAGCATTATTGACAACAAAAAAGCGGGTTTTGATTACTTCATTGAAGAGAAGTACGAGGCGGGTATTGTGTTGGAAGGCTGGGAAGTCAAATCCATTCGCGATGGTCGTGTTCAAATCAAGGAAAGCCACATCGTGGTTCGCAACGGCGAACTGTGGCTGCTGAACTGCCATATTTCGCCACTGACCAGTGCATCTACCCATGTCAACCCGGTGAACACCCGCACACGCAAGTTGTTGATGCACAAAAAAGAAATTAACCGCTTGATTGGTAAAGTAGAACAAAAAGGTTATTCACTGGTGCCGCTGAACCTGCATTTCAAAAATGGCCGGGTGAAAGTAGACATGGCCCTTGCCAAGGGTAAAAAGCAGCATGACAAACGGGATACCCTGAAGGACAAGGACTGGAAGCGAGAGCAGGAACGGTTGATGAAGATTCACCGTACCTGA
- a CDS encoding RnfH family protein → MLVHWLELGPADGGVLVSMPKPLNVPEKTTVEQALQAIGLSSERIALLLKERAVAVYGLYATEGMLLHPGDRIEILDGLSFDPMESRRRRAQHKVLTKRQKELAKYERRSRKQSKTVP, encoded by the coding sequence ATGCTTGTTCACTGGCTTGAACTTGGCCCAGCCGACGGCGGTGTGCTTGTATCAATGCCCAAGCCATTGAATGTGCCCGAAAAAACCACGGTGGAGCAGGCACTTCAGGCCATTGGCTTGAGCAGTGAACGCATTGCATTGTTACTCAAGGAACGCGCAGTGGCGGTGTATGGCCTTTACGCCACCGAGGGCATGCTGCTTCACCCGGGCGATCGCATTGAAATTCTGGATGGGCTTAGCTTCGACCCAATGGAAAGTCGCCGCAGGCGTGCCCAACACAAGGTGCTGACAAAACGCCAGAAAGAATTGGCGAAATACGAGCGGCGAAGCCGCAAGCAATCAAAAACCGTCCCTTAA
- the guaB gene encoding IMP dehydrogenase encodes MRVTQKALTFDDVLLVPAFSDVLPKDTSLSTQLTRNISLNIPLVSAAMDTVTEARLAIAMAQEGGIGIVHKNLTATQQAAEVAKVKRHESGVLRDPITIEPELTVRQVIALTQQHKISGLPVVKNGKVVGIVTNRDLRFETKLDQPVSNVMTPRERLVTVSEDDSLEQAKALMHKHRLERVLVMGADNALKGLITVKDIQKATEHPWASKDIHGKLRVGAAVGVGDGTEERVEKLVAAGVDVIVVDTAHGHSKGVLDRVRWVKQNYPQVDVIGGNIATASAALALMEHGADGVKVGIGPGSICTTRIVAGVGVPQISAIANVAKALKGTGVPVIADGGIRYSGDISKALAAGASAAMMGGMFAGTEEAPGEVVLFQGRSYKAYRGMGSLGAMTQGSADRYFQDPANNADKLVPEGIEGRVPYKGSVLSIIFQLVGGVRSSMGYVGCRSISEMHEKAEFVEISSAGIRESHVHDVQITKEAPNYHVD; translated from the coding sequence ATGCGTGTCACGCAGAAAGCGTTAACGTTTGATGATGTATTGCTGGTTCCTGCGTTCTCAGACGTTCTTCCCAAAGACACATCCCTGTCTACCCAACTGACCCGAAACATCAGCCTGAACATTCCTCTGGTGTCTGCCGCCATGGACACGGTGACTGAAGCCAGGTTGGCCATTGCCATGGCACAGGAAGGTGGTATCGGTATTGTTCACAAGAACCTGACAGCAACGCAGCAAGCGGCCGAGGTGGCCAAAGTAAAACGCCATGAGTCTGGCGTGCTTCGCGACCCGATCACGATCGAGCCTGAACTCACCGTTCGCCAGGTCATTGCTCTTACACAGCAACACAAAATTTCGGGCCTGCCTGTTGTCAAGAATGGCAAGGTGGTTGGCATTGTCACGAACCGCGACCTGCGTTTCGAAACCAAACTGGACCAGCCTGTTTCCAACGTCATGACCCCACGAGAGCGTTTGGTCACCGTATCCGAAGACGACAGCCTGGAGCAGGCCAAAGCCTTGATGCACAAGCACCGCCTGGAGCGCGTGTTGGTGATGGGTGCAGACAACGCGCTGAAAGGCTTGATTACTGTTAAGGACATCCAAAAAGCCACGGAACACCCGTGGGCCAGCAAAGACATTCACGGGAAATTGCGCGTAGGTGCAGCCGTGGGCGTGGGCGATGGCACTGAAGAACGTGTTGAAAAGCTGGTGGCTGCTGGCGTGGACGTAATCGTTGTTGATACAGCCCACGGCCACAGCAAAGGCGTGTTGGACCGCGTACGCTGGGTAAAGCAAAACTACCCACAGGTGGATGTAATTGGCGGCAACATTGCCACGGCCAGCGCTGCGTTGGCCTTGATGGAGCATGGCGCAGACGGCGTGAAAGTGGGTATTGGTCCAGGTTCAATTTGTACCACGCGTATTGTGGCTGGCGTGGGTGTTCCCCAAATCAGCGCAATTGCCAATGTGGCCAAGGCCCTGAAGGGCACTGGTGTGCCTGTGATTGCAGATGGTGGCATTCGTTATTCCGGTGACATTTCCAAGGCTCTGGCAGCCGGTGCAAGCGCCGCCATGATGGGCGGCATGTTTGCCGGCACTGAAGAAGCGCCAGGTGAAGTCGTTTTGTTCCAGGGCCGCAGCTACAAGGCTTACCGCGGTATGGGCTCCTTGGGCGCCATGACACAGGGGTCTGCGGACCGCTACTTCCAGGACCCGGCCAACAATGCCGACAAACTGGTACCCGAGGGTATTGAAGGCCGGGTGCCCTACAAAGGCTCCGTGCTGTCCATCATTTTCCAGTTGGTAGGCGGTGTCCGTTCTTCCATGGGTTATGTCGGCTGCCGTTCAATTTCTGAAATGCACGAAAAAGCAGAGTTCGTTGAAATTTCATCTGCGGGCATTCGGGAATCAC